CATCAGCCAGGTAGTGAACCTGGCGGTACAGGCCCTTCGCGTCCATGTAACCATACGTGCCCATACGCACGTTGTCGGCGTCCGTGATCTCCAGCCTGTAGATTCGCGTGCCATGTTCGTCCGTGTGGTCGTAGTTGACAGTGTAAGGAAGGTTTGAGTCCTTGGAGAGCAGAataaaaccacatataaaaaCATTGTACTATTCAATGCGAGCAACTATCCGTCAGATGTGACATTTAAGTGTATCTTATATTAGGTAGCGTTTGTTCATAAGTAATGTTTATTATCCGTGCTCAAGCTGGCGTTACTCGCGATCTGCGAATACCAGTACGGAGCTCTTGCCTCACAGCAACGTGTGCTGGCTTATTAGCCATGCCATAGCTACAGCTTAGAAAggaaaactgagctagttggtatgtattcatacttaggactgtgcagtgctcacaaaaaacgacaaaggacgaaaaaagtgcaCTCCACATGCGTTTTTTTAAGCtttgcacagtcctaagtatgaatccACAGCTACAACATCTGTAGTACCGGGCTCCTAGTTTATGTTATCTTTCAGATACCATATTAACAAGAAAAGAATACCCTACTAACCAGTACGCTAAACAATAAAGCAGAAGCTAACGAACATTTCGCAGAGGCTTTTGATAGAAAAAGTTTAACAAACGTGGAGAATTCATTAGGAAATATTGTAAACACAGACTGTCCACATGTAGCAACTATCATTTTGCGCGACAGAGCATGAGGCAAATCTGATAGCGAACTTTAATTTCGTTTAGTTAATAAGGGGCCAAAGGGTTAGCAAGAAGGTAAACAATTTAGACTAATACGTATCCCACTATGAGAAAACGGCGACCGTTCTCTAAAATAATAAAAGAATTAAATGGTCTTTTGAAAATTTCTGCCTATTCGTCTAAAGGAAACGAAGGATTGAGAGTTCACTATTTTGCTATGAAAGAGCTGTGTGTAGCTTGTCCTGATATATACACATTGAGAACATTAATATACGACTcgaagcaaataagcaaactCAACATGTCTTGGCTCTTTCCATAATAGTACCTCCATACGAAACCACAGCAGAGTAGTGCGATACCATAGAAGTTTCGTAAAACCATGTAGCGCACTGTTTACACATAAATCTTGGAATAATCTCGTAGCTGGACCGTACATTATTCACATGCACTGTGCATCTATAAGTCAAAATATTCATGCGACAGGTTTGTTATAAATACGGCGCGAATATCAGCAGTCTATTTCACCTGTTTTCGTGATATAACGAATCATGTGATCAAAAATCGTATCCCATGATTAATGTAATTGTGAGAACTCCTCTGATGCCACATGTTTAAAATATATGCAACGGGTGTGCCTACAGCATCCAGGAAAAATATGAAGTTTTCAGTACAATGAAGACTCTGAGTTGCAATCGCCAACTGGAAGGATCAGGAGCCGTCTGTGAGGCAACTGTTTTGCCAATGCAAATTATTTTTATGAACGGCGCAAGGGAAGTTTCCGAAAGTCCTGGAAGAACACAAGGAGCCGTAGTAACTACATTACGAGGCCACATTGGGTAACCTATGTCTGACATTTCGATAAAATTTCGGGAACGTCTTTTTACTATGGATTGTGGAAAAAACACATTAAAAAAGTGCTTGAATGGGCTATGTGTCTGCTGTCAGAAAATGTTCTCAAAATCTCTTACAAAAAATAGATTCAGCACTGAGTTCGCATCAGGTCAACCTCTCTGTACTGCTTCTGCTGATGTTAGCAACGCGTAGCGTAAGGTTCATTGTGATGGCGATCAGCCGACAGCCTCTGCATACCTTATAGAACGTTGTGTTAAGTATACAGGGAGGATGTCataaggcaggcccgtagccaagaatttaacacggaagtgttttatgccagggtccaccaagacttcagtgacatatttccgtcacggatatgacgttgataagaTGGACGCTCACGAATGCGAAAGAAGAAACTGTAAGaagttccgccgccgggaatcgaacctattaCCTCACGGTCAGCTACGATAAGCACGCGGCGCTTTACCGACAGAGCTACCGAGGCAGATGCGCGACACTCCACAAACGAGGCTTGTATTTCGCACACtatctctctcgcacggtgctctctgttggcggggatGGGAGCGCGGTgatggtgccgccgtctgtgagcggtcaagtgaagtaatgcggcatgacactcaCTAACGCCGATagggaacgattcggcgacgacgcagttaaagcatctAGATGCCAGCGAAGAACACTGGCCGCACCGGCATCGGGCAGTCACCGTAGGttcagttacgttctttgcctttcccttcttgttagcgtgtgacggctagTTGTCGGGGTAGAACAGCTTCCGCATGCACCAACAatatttctccgccaccgactgcttcaagTGCGATAGCACACGCTAATAAAACTCCTGCAATAAGcactgcagaaaggcaacgagaGGACTCTTGCGAAAGGCCTTGAAAATTTGAGAAAACcacctgttttcattatttattttcagtaaaacaaaCCCCTCTCGATGTCCCCCTCCCCCCGATATATTGAtgaagggggtgttttaccgaaaataaataatgagaaCAGGTGTTCTTCTCAACCCTCCAAGCcccacctccacccccccccccccgggatgcGGATCTGTCTTAAGGGTATTTTGACCGCAATACAACGTTCATTAGCGCTAGATCATAGCATAGTATTTTCATCAGCGCTAGATCTTAGCTTAGTATTACAGCATGAAAACGCTAACAAAACGAAGCATTTTCTGTCTGTATCTACGCGAAAATTGATCTCGCCTGATTGGCTGGCTTCTCTTTCTTACGTAACAcgacttcactttcactttgCATATATTTTAAGCATGTGTAATACCTCAGTCACCGATGCCAGAATTGCTTTGTTAGGTATGCAATGATCTACATAGGCACCGCGGGATATTTTTTCGACCAATGAAATTTTATATGCGCAAATACGAAATAAGACCCTGTTGCGTATGCAAATTCAGGGACTGAATATCGCGTCGCAGTAAAAATCACTTGGTTTGACATAAAAGACATGGATGCTATTTGCAAGGCATGCAAGAAAGAAATATGCACGCTTGAGCATACGCTCTGGGAGTGTGCGTCGCTTGGCCCTGACATTTCCCGGGAACGGTTTGCGGGCGTCATCAAGTCACACGACCAAATCCccccaagtcctggctgtccagGACGCCCATGACAGTGTTACGAGGCCTGATATCCGGGTCCCGACAAGGGATTAGCCAGGTAGGTGGCAACATTCTATACAAGACgtaaataaagttctttccatGCATTGATGTGAGATCGACCGACAGGGTGTTGCAAATCTGCAATCATTAGCTTAACACGAGCGACTTTGGCCATCTTCGGGATTACTTATGCTAGCTTCTAAAACAACTGTTATACGACAAAGTTTATCGAAAGCATGTAAAGAAATATCTGCAAGCTGCACAAAAATATGTTTTTAATGTGCGCGCTACCTAGCCCGGCTAATATTATACATTCTATGGCCTTTATCCGGTGATGAATGACTTATGCTTTTCCTAAACCATATGAAAAATGGTTTTTAATTTCGCCTGTTTTGCGAGCTAATGGGCTGTTGGAGTTAGAGAAAGCTTCGCAGAGACCTTTCACATCAGCTTCCTACCCTATTTTACAGGTACTCTAGAGGTTAGGTATGGCTAAATTTCTCTACTTGTTCTTTGTGTGGGGTTTTCTATAACTCTACATTCGTTTCGTTATTGTACATTTGTTTCTGGCTACTTCCCAGAAAAGTAGGCGCAGCTTCCTAAAGCCAAACCCGAGAAGAGCAAAACCAGTAATACGCGGCAAGACATTCGAGAAACTTCCCATTTAAAGAGTGATCAGTAATCTAAACCGGCCTAAATCAAAACATTCtgtgcataagaaaaaaaaatctgaactTACATTGTCATCTGCTGCTCTCCTCACGAGGTGACCCTGAACCATCGCAGCTGACACTGCACACACCGCAAGAATCTACTTGTGGAGGCGCTATTTTAATGCTCCCTTTGTGGTATtcagaaaatctcgacgccgttAAGGACAGACCGTGGGAACCCACCTTTAGAAGCATCCTCGTTTATGGAGAGTCGCGCGTTGTCGATATCCCTGGAAACGAGCGACCGCCGATTGCCGCCGTTCACTCAACAGACCCCGAAGTCACTCGTAGTCTCATTCGCACCTCACCGGTCGTCCCGCTAACATGTCGTGGACAGCCAGAAATGTGGCCAGTGCAAGCCTAGACACTTCCCTCGGAGAGAGTTATTGAGAGAGCGCGAGAGGGGCTTCACCTGGACACAATCTCAATTAAAGAAACTGAGCATGGAAGATAGTTTGACAACGAAGGGATTGTTTAGCTTTTTCTTGTTTCTAAAATATGTAGGGACGCTCACTTCCTCGCCGAAGCCTTGAACGAGCGGGACCGAATTCCTTTCTCGGCCATGTATTGCTCAACGCGAGCGCATTAACCGACCTTGGTGTTTGGCGGTGATTCTTACGGGGTGGATCTGATGTATAACACGCTCGCTGACAATACAGAAATGTTCTAATCGTGGGGCGCCTcatctcctcctccccctccgaTGATGATGAGGAGAAGCCACCTTCCTCCGAGTGCCATCCCGGCCTGACGCGTGGAACTGGTATGAAGCTCGTGCGGTCATTAGACTTTCAAATTAGGGGACGCTCAGGATTTTTGTCTGCACTGCACACTGCGGCCAATCTACTGTTAGCGAACGtgcaacaaagaaaaacagaGCGGACGGTTTGAGAGCCTTCGAGTAGACTAGCGTGGCGAAGAAATATTAATTGGTTATCCGCGTACAGCCTTTTGGTATTCGACTGGTCCACTGGCGATCGCTATCGAGCTCAAGGCATGCAGGTGCGTACGAGACGGGAATAAGGAGACGGAGGCTTTAAAGCGTAGACGACGTTTTTCCTGTGACTGCCGAAAGGGACACCCACGAGTCTGCAAACTGGCGACGTACATTTAGAAACAAAGATAGACAGGATCGCTCTTTAGCTTTTGTCCTTTCAGGCACGTATACGAGGGGTATCGCACAAGTCTTATGCCTCACACGCTTTCGAAGTGTcgaagaagttcaggggaagatggaaggttGAAGGGATGAAACATTCTTGAACATGGGCTGTCACTGGTCGTCTTATCTTCTTCCAAGACTGCTGGTCTGCTGCTCTTGGACAAGACAATTGGTCTTGTGTTCTTCAAGGCAGCAGCTTGTTTTGAAGAGGACAAGATCACTTGTCGAAGCGTTGCCTCCTGTGACACTCTGTGTTCAAGAACTTTTCATCTCGTCATATTGTGGATGATTTTCTATTACAAAATATGATATTTCTATTAGTCTTTTCTAATCTCGGCAAATGCTGGCAAACTAAAATGGATTTCTGTAGGACGGTATTCCATCCACACAGTAGCAGAGTAGGAATTATGGGTGTCTCTTTTTTGTAAGAGCTTTGAGGAAATAatgatatctgaggttttacgtgccaaagcagtgatttcattatgaggcacggcgtGGTCAAGGGCTCTGTAAAAATCACACAGTGCATGGTACACAGTGCGTAAAttgcacagtatacgggcctctatcCTTcagcctctatcgaaatgcgaccaccgcgaccGCGATCAAGCCCGTGACTTtagggtcagcatccgagcaccgtaaccactgtaccaccgaggcggcttgctttgaaGAAAGACCAAAATCTGTGTCTCAGCATTTGTTCGGGAAACCAATGGTACTATAATGGCGATACACGTCAGAGAAAGTTTAAAACGGGTGTAATTGCATGAAAAAACAAACTTATTATTACACTTCGCTTAAAAACTACATATAATGCCCCTGCGCCACTCTTGGCATCATTAGACCGCTTTGAATTCCTCTCTTTCATTGCTTGACTTTCTCGATTAAGTTTTGGCAATATTTGTCATCACTTGAGCGATATAATTTAATGTACCTATAATTCGATAACAGATGATCACTCTAGCAGCGCGAGTATCATTAGTACTTTTCTTCAGGTTAATAAAATTTGTCTTGTGTAATTGTGCTTTGTAGCTGTTCACTATGCACAGAGTCGCACCCAAGGCAAGTTGTAATATGGCGAACCAGACAGTTATGAAATATCAGTCGAGTTTCCCACATGTCTCATCCTGAGTTGACTGATTCTTGGTCACGCATTAAACGGACTCAAGTCTCAGCTTCGCAGTACTTAAATAATTTCAAGAAATGACAAATGACTCCATCAAACAAAACCCATCATTAGGGCACAGATAAACGACAAAATAGCCTATTGATATAAAGTTAGTTTACAAAGTAGGCAAAAGATTTTCGTTCAAAATCATTTAGAATACATTTCCAGATGGGCATCAAGTTTTTGCTGTCACTtcaggtttatttttttttactttctttgcaTCGTACTGTGATATAAGTACCGACCATCGTGTCCATATTTTAAAAGCTGTATTTTCCCAAGCTCCAAGTTAATTCGCATAACAATAACGTTGCCTTTAGAATGCTTACTTTAGAATGTTTACTTTAGAATGCACAGTCGTCGGCCGAACGCTTCACCCAATGGGACGAACATTGGCCAAGCCACACTTCCGAGGGGTTCATGATGAAGTTTTCAGTCTGCACGTGTGGAGGTTACACGACAGATCCGACTGCTTCGAGCGCTCAAACATACTTGCCTTGATGTTCTGTGGCAGGCAACTGTAGCGCGTACATAAATAAATACGTAAGCTGTCAAGCAAGTTTGAAACATGAGGTATCTATAGCTGCCCCTGCTTTCAGGGCCAAAAACCTACCGCATAAACCAATAGAGACAGTGTGCCGCGAATACCTTGCGACCGTGCTGTATTGGCACGAGTAGTTGAAAGGGATCACGCTGATCTGAAGCTTCTGCTTCGTCGCATCGGCTTAAAGGAATGCAGTGATACGGCCAATCCCACGCCATGCGTGTCATTGCTTATTCATATTGCACGGAAGCGGATATCGCTGACTTCAATCGCTCGTAAAACAGGCGAAGGCCGATGGTGATCGCAGTTAGCTTAGTGCCGGCTTGAGAGCAACGCTAGTAATCTGCTGTCGGCTGGATGATCGAACACGATTATGGCGAACTAAATTACCGTAGAAGACCGATTTATGAGGGAGATGTACGATATCAGGCCGCTATGCACTTTCTACACTTACGCGAGTATGGATAGTGACATTTAACTAAGACTGCACAAAGGAGACTTAAAATTGCTTGAAGCTGTGAAAGCTGGACAAATTACAGTTTTACAGCCTCGTTTCAGACATGGCTACATTTTATACGGGGCGTGTTTTACTCTGAGCTTCAGCACAGAACACTGAATGTAACAACGCCAGAAAATAAAAGCAAGTAAGACGTCGAAGCGCAATAAGTCCATTGCAAACATGGCAGGAAATAATATCAAATACCACATGGCGCAATTTCGAAGAAATGGTGGGAACATTGACATCGAAATGTGTGCTGTTCTTTGATGTAATGACTGGTAAGCGCGAAGTAGCGTTGCAAGAAGGAAAATATATTTTTAGCTACATGTTCTAAGCAGTGGAAAACAACATCAATTAAGGTATTGCATTGCAATATTCAAGACAGTACTTAGACAGCCATGTTTCTCCCATTAGACGCATTCCTTTCTATATAAGTGCTGATTATGTAAAGCATACCTGGTTTGAGTACAACATCCGCTAAGAAAAAGCCCCGTCATAAAACACAGAAGTAATGACAGTGTACACAAGTTAGCCCTTGCTACATACggagatagaaacgctcagtgtcttgggttcgctaacaaatgcttcacatttaatatttGTTGGCGATTGCAGTTGATAATGACAGACCAAGGTTATGCAAACAACGGTTGGAGCTCAGCGGAGCATCCCGGTGATTCAACGTGTTACTGTGCTCGTTAcagagaagttttttttttcatctagtaCTCTTGATAACGGTCAACGTAGTGTCTGCGCTCCACTGTGGGCCCATCAGGAATGTGGTTACCGATAAATACTGTTTTGGCCCGGCAGCTGTTTCAATTTCGTTACGTGTCCACCATTCTATAGCATCATGTCATATATCAGCATAACAACAGCAAGTTACATTGATTTGCGGCACCAACTGATCACAACATCCACATCGCAAAGTTCGCAGTTTAAGTTGTAGACTATTTCCTATTTcctatattatttatttatttatttatttatttatttatttatttatttatttatttatttatttatttattttgaatacctcaaaggccccagcTGGGGTATTGCAAGAAGGGAAATATATTTTAGCTACATGTTCTAAGGAGGAAACATTGACATCGAAATGTGTGCTGTTCTTCGATGTAATGACTTTAGATTCATCCTGCAACAAAAATGTCATTTAGATGGAGCTTGAAAAAGAGACTTATTTTCAGACCAAAGAAATTatgaaagttcatcgcctatctGGGGCACTCAAGCAGATTACATTGGAACTTTTACAGACATTGAATGTCAACCATATTCATGTAATCGCATAACAAAGCTAATGGCGACCCACACGGTAATAAAGTAAATGGTATCAGTACAGAAAATCTCGCGATCACTTTAATGACCTAAACAGAATGATGAAAGATGCGGGAACTTCTTCTCACCCTTCTATTCGGTATTGGTGGCTCATACTCAATGCAGGAGGTTGGCCAGGATCGGGCATGAGCTCGGTGGCTTGCACCTACGTTTTGTCTTGTcgttttgcagcagagctgttatggttgaAGTTTTCCGTGTGTTGTAGACAGAATATTGTCATAatcaagaaccggcacgcgctcaatgatcACCCAAGCATtatgtacagatggttaacaatagaagctgaaacgtgcccaccagctctccTGTGACCCAGACTTGTGTGACTTAGttcaagctgcgctaatttttgttCTCCTAAGTTTCTGCACATAGTTACACAGACCGTTTTGCCTCCGAAAGTTCCACATACGTATTTGTTCTCTCATCTCGATTTCTGGTCGTTCAAGACTTCACATGTTATAGCATCTCTGGTTCCAAACTCGCCCCTCTTCTAATCACAGTGGAATACATGAAACATAACCAGTAGTATCATTGTGTATAAACGCTCATGCAAGGAGTGAAGTAGTGAGCAAAGGAAAATTCATGAGCGCGGCTCCAGAGAATTGATGAAATCGGCAACAGAATCAGTCGAGCGGGGACAAAGGAGCTAATTGTGAACACGATTGCGCTTAGAGCCTACACTGAGCGAGCCATGTTCCGTTGCACAGCAGTGAAAATAAAATTCCGTATGTGCCTAGAAAAGTGTACTTTATCCTCAGAATTTTGTTTGTCTATTTGTTTGTTACTCAAGTTTCGCGTTTCCTCGTTTTCGGAAGAATAACCTGTGCCTATGCCAACAAAAACTTCAGCGAGCACGGCGGCTGTATTTGGCTTTCTGTTCTGACTCAGCTTGCTGAGTTCATTCATTGCTCTAACATTCACAAACAACGTGAATTGGGACTCAGAAAAATATTTTGATGAGCAAAGGTACTCAGGTTTACAAATGACCCAGATCGTATTTTCGTGAAATGCCTTTATCATTGTTGTTATAGTCATAAGATATAAGATGTACTGCCCTTTGCTAGCTCCCGTGTCACCTTGCATTCTCGCCGTTCAGTGTATATTGTGCTATACAAGCACCTTCCCTTCCTCTTTTTTGCTTTCCCCTCATCTTTCATGCTTATATATTCAGCATTTTTCTGCAATACACGTTTCTCGCTATGACATAAAGGAATAAACACATTCTAAATATAGGAATACATAAAGTAGAGCAATAAATACATTCAAAATACGTACGATAGCGCTTGCACAACTATACCGGACAAACTCAAGAcagaaagacgagctagttggtacatacgtATCTTAGAAACGTCGAGCGTGAACTATGCCAGGGAAAAAGAGTGCCGTTCCCTCCCTCATGTCCCTGTTATAATTCGCGCTCGACGTTTCTCAGATGTATACCGCAGACTCAGAAATGCAGTTCAAAGTACTTCTTTCTTGTGTAATGTACGTATAGAAACTTTAACACATCTTGATGACGCTCAAATGGCTTTCGTGTAAATGACGTCTGTGAACTCAAATGGCTGATGAGTAAATTATCATAGCAGGTTGTGCAGCGAACTCGGCGTCAAATTTCTGAAGTTGAACATAAACATGTCAGACTGCTGAACATGATACCAAAGCGCACAAACCAGTCTTAAAGGAAATAGCCGAAATGAGTCATACCACTTCATACCTTTcggcctggggtgctatgcatgatggcccgagcttctcgggaacacgagttttctccgagctcgcactacggcggtcatgataggaagacagtgtggAGCGCGCGagagcagcgttgataaaaacggctaaaagaactaacatggcgtcacaaacgcctgtgcggcatttgcggcgtcattcaaaggaacaccgcatgcgaacgcgtcagcggcgccactcagtcaacatttcaacagtgcagcgacgtcagcgtgattctCGCGCTATCTTTTTACCAGTTGAACTTCGCATGTCCCACAGGCGTGtttgtgggcgtttgtcctctttcgggcaaattctttcgttccacctgcagcacggGAATTTCAACTCTCGCAGGcgacaagggcgcacacgcagcactctcgtgcagctcgtttcgcttctctcgaatattacagataaataaatgggcaggttactgctacttagattacacgtctgaagatttttctgcagtaacgaattggTAAAAACAGTGTCTCCACACGCACGTAAATAGTAACATTGCTCGCCGCAAATGCCATCAGGGGCGTTTGTTTCATGGCTCTGagcggtacgtcgtgagcgcggtgaaactgaatgcgaggtatcgtagccacgtgatgatataccTTTATTTCTTCGCGCGTGTGGGCATAGTCTGTATGACTAAATTCatatagatgaatcgtgccgctggcTGGCGTTGTGGTtgagcactgctcctcgacaAGACCAAACGCGGTAGGCGGGTCCGATTTTCGAAGCGgacgtctgtcaatcaaacttaTTGACACGCGAACTCGGGTGCAAACTcgctgattctgaaaaggccccagttcaactcgtgactgtcatagt
Above is a window of Rhipicephalus sanguineus isolate Rsan-2018 chromosome 3, BIME_Rsan_1.4, whole genome shotgun sequence DNA encoding:
- the LOC119385147 gene encoding adult-specific rigid cuticular protein 15.5 encodes the protein MLLKILAVCAVSAAMVQGHLVRRAADDNDSNLPYTVNYDHTDEHGTRIYRLEITDADNVRMGTYGYMDAKGLYRQVHYLADATGFHVFVCTNEPGTETSFPADAVIQMHHWEKVAPDSTLGRLLARLPQVTSPTTVSADGKGQKKTAPQQDKKEKSG